A single Brevundimonas sp. SL130 DNA region contains:
- a CDS encoding DUF6680 family protein, with amino-acid sequence MAEVGAAWVQAIAAIATFGAACVAVWATFSAPKRAAEIAEELRRTNDRIDAERRSQSYILETLLRHRGNIIHGDAVNALNLIDIVFMNALDVREAYQQFWNATAEPTPWELKVERYNTIIERIIRHLGMSDHIKASDIQRSYHPVGHAKFAQVQNAEMDVRWKWYFNEDGTPKDRQSIFKAKIG; translated from the coding sequence ATGGCTGAGGTTGGCGCTGCTTGGGTACAAGCCATTGCTGCGATTGCGACGTTCGGTGCCGCTTGTGTTGCCGTCTGGGCCACTTTCAGCGCACCCAAACGTGCGGCGGAGATCGCAGAAGAACTCCGAAGGACGAACGACCGAATTGATGCTGAGCGGAGATCACAGTCCTATATATTGGAAACGTTGCTTCGGCATCGAGGCAATATCATTCATGGTGATGCTGTTAACGCCCTTAACCTGATCGACATTGTTTTTATGAACGCACTCGATGTCAGGGAAGCCTATCAACAGTTCTGGAACGCAACAGCTGAACCTACCCCCTGGGAACTTAAGGTAGAACGCTACAATACAATAATCGAAAGAATTATTCGGCACTTAGGGATGAGTGACCACATCAAGGCGTCCGATATACAACGAAGCTATCATCCCGTGGGGCATGCCAAATTTGCTCAAGTTCAGAATGCGGAAATGGACGTGCGTTGGAAATGGTACTTCAACGAAGACGGCACTCCGAAGGATCGGCAGAGTATTTTTAAAGCCAAAATCGGATAA
- a CDS encoding DNA polymerase IV: MAIKAVCRDCLWTGEDPAGPPERRCPSCGSRRVVADPELDQLSIAHMDCDAFYASVEKRDRPELRDKPVIVGGGKRGVVSTACYVARQYGVGSAMPMFKALKACPEAVVIKPDFAKYVFESERILGALGRLTPLIQPLSLDEAWVDLSGTERLNGGPPVLQLIRFQKQMEDETGLTVSIGLAPNRFLAKMASEMDKPRGFSVVGAANAQALLAPRPVTTLPGVGPVFGKALRSDGYATIGDLAKADVRDLVKRYGESGLRLHDLSHARDARAVNPDRDRKGMSAETTFNEDLVTAEALETELWPLCEKLASKARRDGVASRVLVLKLRRADFKIITRRISLPDPIQTARALFAAGRDLLKPELGPPYRLIGIGMADIQDADDSPSGLFQTTETRTLKTERAIDKLREKFGKDAVVAGRALKP, encoded by the coding sequence TTGGCCATAAAGGCCGTCTGCCGCGACTGCCTGTGGACCGGCGAAGACCCCGCCGGCCCGCCTGAACGACGCTGTCCGTCATGCGGATCGCGTCGTGTCGTCGCAGACCCCGAACTGGATCAACTGTCCATCGCCCACATGGACTGCGACGCCTTCTATGCGTCGGTGGAAAAGCGCGACCGACCCGAGCTGCGCGACAAACCTGTCATCGTCGGCGGCGGCAAGCGGGGCGTGGTCTCCACCGCCTGTTATGTGGCGCGCCAGTACGGGGTGGGCAGCGCCATGCCGATGTTCAAGGCGCTGAAGGCCTGCCCCGAAGCCGTGGTGATCAAGCCCGACTTCGCCAAATATGTTTTCGAATCGGAACGTATCCTCGGCGCCCTGGGTCGACTGACGCCCCTGATCCAACCCCTGTCGCTGGACGAGGCCTGGGTCGATCTGTCCGGCACCGAGCGGCTGAACGGCGGCCCGCCGGTCCTTCAACTGATCCGGTTCCAGAAGCAGATGGAAGACGAGACCGGCCTGACCGTCTCCATCGGCCTGGCCCCCAACCGCTTCCTGGCCAAGATGGCGTCCGAGATGGACAAGCCGCGGGGCTTCTCCGTGGTCGGCGCCGCCAACGCCCAGGCCCTGTTGGCGCCGCGCCCCGTCACAACCCTGCCCGGCGTCGGGCCGGTGTTCGGCAAGGCGCTACGCAGCGACGGCTACGCCACCATCGGCGATCTGGCGAAGGCCGACGTCCGCGACTTGGTCAAACGCTATGGCGAGTCCGGCCTGCGCCTGCACGACCTGTCCCACGCCCGCGACGCCCGCGCCGTGAACCCAGACCGGGACCGCAAGGGCATGAGCGCAGAGACCACCTTCAATGAAGACCTGGTCACGGCCGAGGCGCTGGAAACCGAGCTTTGGCCCCTGTGCGAAAAACTGGCGTCCAAGGCTCGACGCGACGGCGTCGCCAGCCGCGTCCTGGTGCTGAAGCTGCGCCGCGCCGATTTCAAGATCATCACGCGCCGCATCAGCCTGCCTGACCCAATTCAGACCGCCCGCGCCCTGTTCGCCGCCGGCCGTGATCTGCTGAAGCCCGAACTCGGGCCGCCCTATCGCCTGATCGGCATCGGCATGGCCGACATCCAAGATGCCGACGACAGCCCGAGCGGCCTGTTCCAAACCACTGAGACCCGCACCCTGAAGACCGAACGCGCCATCGACAAGCTGCGTGAAAAGTTCGGCAAGGACGCCGTGGTGGCGGGGCGAGCGTTGAAGCCCTAG
- the rpmG gene encoding 50S ribosomal protein L33, with protein sequence MAKPASIKIRLNSTADTGFFYVTKKNARTMTEKMVVKKYDPVVRKHVDFKEGKIK encoded by the coding sequence ATGGCCAAACCGGCTTCCATCAAGATCCGCCTGAACTCCACGGCCGACACCGGCTTCTTCTATGTCACCAAGAAGAACGCCCGCACCATGACCGAGAAAATGGTCGTCAAGAAGTACGACCCGGTCGTGCGCAAGCACGTCGATTTCAAGGAAGGCAAGATCAAGTAA
- a CDS encoding polysaccharide deacetylase family protein produces the protein MNAFIDKIRRRAGLYLDVRPATIQPTRGVLSLSFDDIPASAWLEAGPVLAQHGVKATYYVCGGLAGGRNLDLPQFETEHLQALHAAGHEVGCHTYEHVSTLRLSPAELDASLARNAAWVSERLGDYQMLSFAYPFGDCALTTKSVIDGRFLCGRGVGNGINIGRADRSLLRAIGLERRRLPNYDLEKLIENTAASKGWLIAYGHDVSDAPTPYGCKPEDIDRLIRLAKAADLDIQPVAAAWRLAEGARPPS, from the coding sequence ATGAACGCCTTCATCGACAAGATACGCCGCCGCGCCGGCCTCTATCTGGATGTTCGTCCCGCGACGATCCAGCCGACGCGAGGCGTATTGAGCCTGTCTTTCGACGACATCCCCGCCTCGGCCTGGCTCGAGGCTGGGCCGGTGCTGGCGCAGCACGGGGTGAAGGCCACCTATTATGTCTGCGGCGGTCTCGCGGGCGGACGCAATCTGGATCTGCCCCAGTTCGAGACCGAACATCTGCAAGCCCTGCACGCCGCCGGGCATGAGGTCGGCTGCCACACCTACGAACACGTCTCGACCCTGCGCCTGTCGCCGGCCGAACTGGACGCCAGCCTGGCTCGCAACGCCGCCTGGGTGTCGGAACGGCTGGGCGATTATCAGATGCTCAGCTTCGCCTATCCGTTCGGCGACTGCGCCCTGACCACCAAGTCTGTGATCGACGGCCGCTTTCTATGCGGCCGAGGCGTGGGCAACGGGATCAATATAGGCCGTGCGGACCGCAGCCTGTTGCGGGCCATCGGTCTGGAGCGCCGCCGCCTGCCCAACTATGATCTCGAAAAGCTGATTGAAAACACCGCGGCGTCAAAGGGTTGGTTGATCGCCTACGGCCACGACGTCAGCGACGCCCCCACGCCCTACGGCTGCAAACCCGAAGACATCGACCGCCTGATCCGCCTGGCCAAGGCCGCCGATCTGGACATCCAACCCGTCGCGGCGGCGTGGCGGCTGGCCGAGGGCGCCCGCCCGCCATCCTAG
- a CDS encoding DUF3088 family protein: MAERLFLLNPDWHDDQGGPWFCPAGAYVEGVLAFYPQLRDALEVVYLDHARPRPPVIAEVGEAHQSCPILILDGELDWPEAQVSETTGRRFLQDHAIAPYLAARYGVGRPHP; the protein is encoded by the coding sequence ATGGCCGAACGACTCTTCCTGCTGAATCCCGACTGGCATGACGACCAGGGCGGCCCGTGGTTCTGTCCGGCCGGCGCCTATGTCGAGGGCGTGCTCGCCTTCTATCCTCAGCTGCGGGACGCCCTTGAGGTGGTCTATCTGGACCATGCCCGCCCGCGCCCGCCGGTCATCGCCGAGGTCGGCGAAGCGCATCAGAGCTGCCCGATCCTGATCCTGGACGGCGAACTGGACTGGCCCGAGGCCCAGGTCAGCGAAACGACCGGGCGTCGCTTCCTTCAGGATCACGCCATCGCCCCCTATCTGGCGGCCCGCTACGGCGTCGGCCGGCCGCATCCCTGA
- a CDS encoding type III pantothenate kinase: MLLAIEQGNTNTLFAVHDGSDWIAQWRAATDASRTADEYAVWLNQLMGMKGLAFGALSGCIISSVVPQSIFNLRNLARRYLNIEPLVIGENAELGIDVRIAKPSEAGADRLVNAIGAKLVYPGDLIVIDSGTATTFDIVADDGAFEGGLIAPGINLSLQALHEAAAKLPRIAIQRPDHVIGKGTVEAMQSGVFWGYISLIEGLVQRIKAEWARPMTVIGTGGVASLFEGATDSIDHFDPDLTIRGLLEIWRRNAQMND; the protein is encoded by the coding sequence ATGCTGCTCGCCATCGAACAGGGCAACACCAATACGCTGTTCGCCGTCCACGACGGCTCGGACTGGATCGCCCAGTGGCGCGCCGCCACCGACGCCAGCCGCACCGCCGACGAATACGCCGTCTGGCTGAACCAGCTGATGGGGATGAAGGGGCTGGCGTTCGGGGCCCTGAGCGGCTGCATCATCTCCAGCGTCGTGCCCCAGTCGATCTTCAACCTGCGCAATCTGGCGCGCCGCTATCTGAACATTGAACCCCTGGTCATCGGCGAGAACGCCGAGCTGGGCATCGACGTCCGTATCGCCAAACCCAGCGAGGCCGGCGCCGACCGTCTGGTCAACGCCATCGGAGCCAAGCTGGTCTATCCCGGCGATCTGATCGTGATCGACAGCGGCACGGCCACGACCTTCGACATCGTCGCCGACGACGGCGCCTTCGAGGGCGGCCTGATCGCGCCGGGCATCAATCTGTCGCTCCAGGCCCTGCACGAGGCGGCGGCCAAACTGCCGCGCATCGCCATTCAGCGCCCCGACCACGTCATAGGCAAGGGCACGGTCGAGGCCATGCAGTCCGGCGTCTTCTGGGGCTATATTTCGTTGATCGAAGGCTTGGTGCAGCGCATCAAGGCGGAATGGGCGCGGCCCATGACCGTCATCGGAACCGGCGGCGTCGCCAGCCTGTTCGAAGGTGCGACCGACAGCATTGATCACTTCGATCCCGACCTGACTATTCGCGGCCTCCTGGAAATCTGGCGTCGTAACGCCCAAATGAACGACTGA
- a CDS encoding PleD family two-component system response regulator, giving the protein MSARILVVDDVDVNVRLLEAKLTIEYYDVLTCQNGATALELAAEHQPDLILLDVMMPGMDGFETCRLLKARAETRHIPVVLVTALDGREDRIRGLEAGADDFLTKPIDDVVLFARVKSLTRLKQVMDELREREESSRRMGVEGEGVARLRSEGGRVLIVDDNVAQAEKIAAELGREHRVAIETDPEAAMAAAKGPLDLIIVNVAAEAFDGLRVVALAKSGDARRAPILAIVEPSERPRMVKALELGATDILPRPVDPEELSARVRTQIRRKRYTDFLRQKLDSSLEMAVTDALTGLHNRRYMTGQLQALVGRAAHGGASVALLMLDIDHFKSVNDGFGHDAGDEVLAEFAVRLATNVRAVDLPCRMGGEEFVVVMPGAGLDDAQMVAERIRRDIASAPFRVMGGKEQLAVTISIGVAATTGDGDTPESLLKRADEGVYEAKAGGRNKVVAKAA; this is encoded by the coding sequence ATGAGTGCGCGAATCCTGGTGGTCGACGATGTGGATGTGAATGTCCGTCTGCTCGAAGCCAAGCTGACCATCGAATATTATGACGTCCTGACCTGCCAAAACGGTGCCACCGCGCTTGAGCTCGCCGCCGAGCATCAGCCGGACCTGATTCTGCTCGATGTCATGATGCCGGGTATGGACGGGTTCGAGACCTGTCGTCTGCTGAAGGCGCGGGCGGAGACGCGACACATACCGGTGGTGCTGGTGACGGCGCTGGACGGGCGCGAAGACCGGATTCGCGGCCTTGAGGCCGGGGCGGACGATTTTCTGACCAAGCCTATCGACGACGTCGTCCTGTTCGCGCGCGTGAAGTCGTTGACGCGGCTGAAACAGGTGATGGACGAGCTGCGCGAGCGCGAGGAAAGCAGCCGGCGCATGGGCGTGGAAGGCGAGGGGGTCGCACGCCTGCGCAGCGAAGGCGGGCGTGTTCTGATCGTCGACGACAACGTCGCCCAGGCCGAGAAGATCGCCGCCGAATTGGGGCGCGAGCATCGCGTCGCCATCGAGACCGATCCAGAGGCGGCGATGGCGGCGGCCAAGGGCCCCCTGGATCTGATCATCGTCAATGTGGCGGCTGAAGCCTTCGACGGTTTGAGGGTCGTGGCCTTGGCCAAGTCGGGCGATGCGCGCCGGGCGCCGATCCTGGCCATCGTCGAGCCGAGCGAGCGACCGCGCATGGTCAAGGCGCTGGAACTGGGCGCCACCGACATTCTGCCGCGTCCCGTCGATCCCGAGGAGCTTTCGGCGCGGGTGCGCACCCAGATCCGACGCAAGCGCTATACCGATTTTCTGCGCCAGAAGCTGGACAGCAGCCTGGAGATGGCCGTCACCGACGCCCTGACCGGCCTGCATAACCGTCGCTACATGACCGGGCAGTTGCAGGCTCTGGTGGGACGGGCTGCGCACGGCGGTGCTTCTGTCGCCCTGCTGATGCTCGACATCGACCACTTCAAATCCGTCAACGATGGTTTCGGCCACGACGCCGGGGACGAGGTGCTGGCCGAGTTCGCCGTACGTCTGGCCACCAATGTGCGGGCTGTCGATCTGCCGTGCCGGATGGGCGGGGAAGAGTTTGTGGTGGTCATGCCGGGCGCCGGGCTGGACGACGCTCAGATGGTGGCGGAGCGAATCCGTCGCGACATCGCCTCCGCGCCCTTCCGGGTCATGGGCGGCAAAGAACAGCTGGCCGTCACCATTTCCATAGGCGTTGCGGCGACCACGGGCGACGGCGATACGCCGGAAAGCCTGCTCAAGCGCGCCGACGAGGGTGTCTACGAGGCCAAGGCCGGTGGCCGCAACAAGGTGGTCGCCAAGGCCGCCTGA
- a CDS encoding 5-carboxymethyl-2-hydroxymuconate Delta-isomerase: MPQITVEYTRRLAEIDWTPVALEIHQAAVEIAGAALSTCKTRLIALDHVVIADDAPDTAMLACRVGLMLGRTPEQKIALSERVLEILTAALAGRADKVEVSAEVFELDETYRKATLGD, encoded by the coding sequence ATGCCGCAGATCACCGTGGAATACACCCGCCGCCTGGCCGAGATCGACTGGACCCCGGTGGCGCTGGAGATCCACCAAGCCGCCGTCGAGATCGCCGGGGCCGCCCTGTCGACCTGCAAGACCCGGCTGATCGCCCTGGATCACGTCGTCATCGCCGACGACGCGCCCGACACCGCCATGCTGGCCTGCCGCGTCGGCCTGATGCTGGGCCGCACGCCGGAGCAGAAGATCGCCCTGAGCGAACGGGTGCTGGAGATTCTGACCGCCGCCCTGGCCGGCAGGGCCGACAAGGTCGAGGTGTCGGCCGAGGTGTTCGAACTGGACGAGACCTATCGCAAGGCCACGCTCGGCGACTGA
- a CDS encoding ribonuclease J — translation MKKQTQDELVFLPLGGSDEVGMNLNAYGFGPEANREWLIVDVGVTFGDLSTPGVDVIVPDPSYLEGETIKGIVLTHAHEDHIGALGWLWPRIKAPIYATPFTAYLIRDKLRERGILDEVQLIEVPLGGTVDIGSFGVTFVNMSHSIAEPSGLAIDTPLGMVFHTGDWKIDDQPIIGEKTDAPAIRAMGDEGVLAMVCDSTNVFVPGVAGSEGDVAVAISKLIASLKGRVAVGCFASNVARMDSVIRAAEACGRRVSLAGRSMHRITAAAKHVGMLQDVKPFLSDEEARVWPADQILYLCTGSQGEARAALSRVADGTHPVVKLGLGDHCIFSSRQIPGNELAIGNLQDRLADRGVRLYTEKDHPGIHVSGHPCRDELKQMYEWVRPQIAVPTHGVRRFLLEHANLAKDIGVKETVTPRNGDMVRLAPGPAKIIDEVPNGRLYVDGGMLVTEQGEALKERRHASTNGVLIVSFALDKRGRIASDIDIRSVGLPGDTATPLGDALDNLAERVEQVIKNLKGDALDDEMVIEQAVARVLKKASQQIWDRRPIVETVVLRV, via the coding sequence ATGAAAAAGCAAACCCAAGACGAACTCGTTTTCCTGCCGCTAGGCGGCTCGGACGAGGTCGGTATGAACCTCAACGCCTATGGCTTCGGGCCAGAGGCCAATCGTGAATGGCTGATCGTCGATGTCGGCGTCACCTTCGGCGACCTGTCCACGCCCGGCGTGGACGTGATCGTGCCCGATCCTTCCTATCTGGAAGGCGAGACGATCAAGGGCATCGTCCTGACCCACGCGCACGAAGATCACATCGGCGCCCTGGGCTGGCTGTGGCCGCGCATCAAGGCGCCGATCTACGCCACCCCCTTCACCGCCTATCTGATCCGGGACAAGCTGCGCGAACGCGGCATCCTGGACGAGGTGCAGCTGATCGAGGTGCCGCTGGGCGGCACGGTCGATATCGGCTCGTTCGGCGTGACCTTCGTCAACATGAGCCACTCGATCGCTGAGCCGAGCGGCCTGGCCATCGACACCCCCCTGGGCATGGTGTTCCACACCGGCGACTGGAAGATCGACGACCAGCCGATCATCGGCGAGAAGACCGACGCCCCCGCCATTCGCGCCATGGGCGACGAGGGCGTGCTGGCCATGGTCTGCGACTCGACCAATGTCTTCGTGCCGGGCGTCGCCGGGTCCGAAGGCGATGTCGCCGTCGCCATCTCCAAGCTGATCGCCAGCCTCAAGGGCCGGGTCGCCGTGGGCTGTTTCGCCTCCAACGTGGCCCGGATGGACAGCGTCATCCGCGCCGCCGAGGCCTGCGGGCGTCGCGTGTCCCTGGCCGGCCGTTCGATGCACCGCATCACTGCTGCGGCCAAACACGTCGGCATGTTGCAGGACGTCAAACCCTTCCTGTCCGACGAGGAGGCCCGCGTCTGGCCCGCCGACCAGATCCTGTATCTGTGCACCGGCAGCCAGGGCGAGGCCCGTGCGGCCCTGTCGCGCGTCGCCGACGGCACCCATCCGGTCGTGAAGCTGGGCCTGGGCGACCATTGCATCTTCTCGTCGCGTCAGATCCCCGGCAACGAACTGGCCATCGGCAATCTACAGGATCGCCTCGCGGACCGGGGCGTGCGCCTCTACACCGAGAAGGACCATCCCGGCATCCACGTCTCGGGCCACCCGTGCCGTGACGAGCTGAAGCAGATGTACGAATGGGTGCGGCCGCAGATCGCGGTTCCGACCCATGGCGTGCGCCGCTTCCTGCTGGAACACGCCAACCTGGCCAAGGACATCGGCGTCAAGGAGACCGTGACCCCGCGCAACGGCGACATGGTTCGCCTGGCCCCCGGACCGGCCAAGATCATCGACGAAGTGCCGAACGGTCGCCTGTACGTCGACGGCGGCATGTTGGTGACCGAGCAGGGCGAGGCCCTGAAGGAACGTCGCCACGCCTCGACCAACGGCGTGCTGATCGTCAGCTTCGCCCTCGACAAGCGCGGCCGTATCGCCAGCGACATCGACATCCGCAGCGTCGGTCTGCCGGGCGACACCGCCACGCCCCTGGGCGACGCCCTGGATAATCTGGCCGAGCGCGTCGAACAGGTGATCAAGAACCTGAAGGGCGACGCCCTGGACGACGAAATGGTCATCGAACAGGCCGTCGCTCGCGTGCTGAAGAAGGCGAGCCAGCAGATTTGGGATCGCCGTCCCATCGTCGAGACGGTCGTTCTGCGCGTCTGA
- a CDS encoding response regulator gives MSKKVLIVEDNELNMKLFHDLLDSQGYETLQTREGLQALALARAHHPDLILMDIQLPEISGLEVTKWLKDDEELNHIPVIAVTAFAMKGDEERIRQGGCEAYISKPISVVHFLETIRQHLG, from the coding sequence ATGTCCAAAAAAGTCCTCATCGTCGAGGATAACGAGCTGAACATGAAGCTGTTTCATGATCTGCTCGATTCCCAGGGCTATGAAACCCTTCAGACCCGTGAGGGCCTGCAGGCGTTGGCTCTGGCGCGGGCGCATCATCCGGACCTGATCCTGATGGATATCCAGCTGCCTGAAATCTCCGGTCTCGAAGTCACCAAATGGCTGAAGGACGACGAGGAGTTGAACCATATTCCGGTCATCGCCGTGACCGCCTTCGCCATGAAGGGCGATGAGGAGCGTATCCGCCAGGGCGGGTGCGAGGCCTATATCTCCAAGCCCATCTCGGTCGTGCACTTCCTCGAAACGATACGGCAGCATCTGGGATGA
- a CDS encoding NUDIX hydrolase, giving the protein MKDPPFDAAQDLADAPRVGGAQRPKDAATLILTRGGSQPEVLMGRRAPGHVFMASKWVFPGGRIDRADFTAASTGDLTSDVARRLGTEVPARRARALALTAVRETFEETGLILGRPAPSASVAGAWRDYRQAGALPDLSALSYIARAITPPGRTRRFDARFFMAPAEALLTPEPTAGSGELDEIAWLPLEDARALDLPAITRFVLGELAERFGQERTSPERPLPFVRMVRGRHIVDHRD; this is encoded by the coding sequence CGGCGCCCAACGGCCCAAGGACGCGGCGACCCTGATTCTGACGCGGGGCGGATCGCAACCCGAAGTGCTGATGGGAAGACGCGCGCCAGGGCATGTCTTCATGGCGTCGAAATGGGTGTTCCCGGGCGGGCGGATCGACCGGGCGGATTTCACCGCCGCCTCAACGGGCGATTTGACGTCCGACGTCGCACGGCGGCTGGGGACCGAGGTTCCCGCCCGCCGCGCCCGCGCCCTGGCCCTGACGGCGGTGCGCGAGACCTTTGAGGAGACAGGGCTGATCCTGGGCCGCCCCGCGCCGTCCGCCAGCGTCGCCGGAGCGTGGCGCGACTACCGCCAGGCGGGCGCCCTGCCCGATCTGTCGGCCCTGTCCTACATCGCCCGCGCCATCACCCCGCCCGGCCGGACGCGGCGGTTCGACGCCCGCTTCTTCATGGCGCCGGCGGAGGCCCTGCTGACGCCCGAGCCGACCGCCGGCTCGGGTGAACTGGACGAGATCGCCTGGCTGCCGCTGGAGGACGCTCGCGCCCTTGATCTGCCCGCCATCACCCGCTTCGTACTGGGCGAACTGGCCGAGCGGTTTGGCCAGGAGCGGACTAGCCCCGAACGCCCCCTCCCCTTCGTCCGCATGGTGCGCGGCCGCCACATCGTCGATCATAGGGACTGA
- the pncB gene encoding nicotinate phosphoribosyltransferase has protein sequence MDLAKRAYDHGFRLDPIVRSLLDTDFYKLLMLQMIWREHRDTPVVFQVINRTKSVRLADEIDIAALRDQLDHARTLRFTNKELVWLSGNSFYGVKQIFSPDFIAWLTDYRLPEYDLSVQDGQYVLTFSGAWAEVTLWEIPALAILNELRCRTGLRRLGRFEMDVLYSRAKTRLWSKVERLRALPDLALSDFGTRRRHGFLWQRWCIQALKEGLGRSFIGTSNVLHAMENDLEAIGTNGHELPMVMAALAPDDAALAQTPYAVLDEWRRHYGGNLLVVLPDAFGTEAFLDQAPDWVADWTGFRPDSAPPIAAGERLIDWWRERGRDPKEKLLIFSDGMDIDGIEAAHAHFHGRARLSFGWGTNLTNDFRDCSPAFAPELEPISLVCKVVEAGGRPAVKLSDNPEKAVGDPAEIERYRRVFGVRGLTVQPVKV, from the coding sequence ATGGACCTCGCCAAACGCGCCTATGACCATGGTTTCCGCCTGGACCCCATCGTTCGCAGCCTGCTGGACACCGACTTCTACAAGCTGCTGATGCTGCAGATGATCTGGCGCGAGCATCGCGACACGCCGGTCGTCTTCCAGGTCATCAATCGCACCAAGTCCGTCCGCCTGGCCGACGAGATCGACATCGCCGCCCTGCGCGACCAGCTGGATCACGCCCGCACCCTGCGCTTCACCAACAAGGAACTGGTCTGGCTGTCGGGCAACAGTTTTTACGGCGTGAAACAGATCTTCTCGCCCGACTTCATCGCCTGGCTGACCGACTACCGCCTGCCCGAATACGACCTGTCGGTTCAGGACGGCCAGTATGTCCTGACCTTCTCCGGAGCCTGGGCCGAGGTGACGCTATGGGAAATCCCCGCTCTGGCCATCCTCAACGAACTGCGCTGCCGCACCGGTCTGCGCCGTCTGGGACGGTTCGAGATGGATGTCCTCTACTCACGCGCCAAGACCCGGCTCTGGTCCAAGGTCGAGCGGCTGCGCGCCCTGCCCGATCTCGCCCTGTCCGACTTCGGCACCCGCCGTCGTCACGGCTTCCTGTGGCAAAGGTGGTGCATCCAGGCGCTGAAGGAAGGCCTGGGCCGGTCCTTCATCGGCACCTCCAACGTGCTCCACGCCATGGAGAATGATCTGGAGGCCATCGGCACCAACGGCCACGAACTGCCGATGGTCATGGCGGCCCTGGCGCCGGACGATGCGGCCCTGGCCCAGACGCCCTATGCCGTGCTGGACGAGTGGCGGCGGCACTATGGCGGCAATCTGCTGGTCGTCCTGCCCGACGCCTTCGGCACCGAGGCCTTCCTGGACCAGGCGCCGGACTGGGTCGCCGACTGGACCGGCTTCCGCCCTGACTCGGCCCCGCCCATTGCTGCGGGCGAACGATTGATCGACTGGTGGCGCGAACGGGGCCGCGATCCGAAGGAGAAGCTGCTGATCTTCTCGGACGGCATGGACATCGACGGCATCGAAGCCGCCCACGCCCATTTCCATGGCCGAGCGCGTCTCAGCTTCGGCTGGGGCACCAATCTGACCAACGACTTCCGCGACTGTTCGCCCGCATTCGCGCCGGAGCTGGAACCCATCTCCCTGGTCTGCAAGGTCGTGGAGGCCGGCGGTCGCCCGGCCGTCAAACTGTCGGACAATCCCGAAAAGGCGGTCGGCGATCCGGCCGAGATCGAACGTTATCGCCGCGTCTTCGGCGTCCGCGGCCTGACCGTCCAACCGGTCAAGGTCTGA
- a CDS encoding DUF1467 family protein, producing MPIGPITMFGIYIIVWWTVLFAVLPLGTSRETHEPPTDGAQWGAPTTPNLKRKFITTTWVAALVWVFVMVLIFTGWLPLPDFSRAPAV from the coding sequence ATGCCCATCGGCCCCATCACCATGTTCGGCATCTACATCATCGTCTGGTGGACGGTGCTGTTCGCGGTCCTGCCGCTGGGAACCTCGCGCGAGACGCACGAACCGCCGACGGACGGCGCCCAGTGGGGCGCGCCGACCACGCCGAACCTGAAGCGCAAATTCATCACCACCACCTGGGTCGCGGCCCTGGTCTGGGTCTTCGTCATGGTGCTGATCTTCACCGGCTGGCTGCCCCTGCCGGACTTCTCGCGCGCGCCGGCGGTGTGA